The window CGCTGTGGGAACTGACTCAGGGAAGTGACGATGCTATATTCTGGCTACTGTTATTGTTGCAATAAGCTGTCTCAAGCCCAATAGCTCCATGACTTCCATCAGCATCCGTGAAACCATGGCAGGCTAACTTGGTAGCGTACAAAAagggtaaaatctcagacccttcacaaTTCTTGACAAGTGGTAGATTTAAGGATACATAGCTACACTCTTCTTTAAACTATACACGTGCATGACATTTAGCTCATCTTAGTATCTATAAtctatttcatgaaaaaaataaaagggaaaagaaaaaaacggcAGTAACCTCAACTGGGATCCCAGTGTGTCCCAGAGAAAACAATCTCCTTACCACAACTATACAAAATATCTAAGAAACAATTTCTCTTCCAAAGAAAGGGAAACGTGAGGCTGACAGAATATTTAAgtaaaggaaatcaaagaatacccTGAGATTATTAACTAGATTATTCAAAgaacatttatcaagcactttCCACGAGCAAGGTGCTATTCTGGACCCTGAGCGTAATATAAAAACATGTCAAACACAGGACCCTGAACTACAAATTTAAGAGTTAGCATAAGAGTATAATCTTATATAGACAACCAGGTGCAGAGACAGAATTATAAAATCCTGGAGAATGAAGACCGCCCCCCCCAAATGAACACTGCCCCTAACATGTAGCCCTGTGATATGTTCACCTGCTAACTCACCAGAAAACAAGTACATAGGAACATGTTCAAAGCAGAAGTTCCaagttcagagaaggaaaagatgtaaTTGAGGTAAACAGGAAAAGCTTCAGAAGTGACAGAAACCTACTTAATGATTGGTAAGATATCAACAAGTTGGAAAAGAGTGTACACACTACAGAGTACCACGGCTTGGCCAAGAAGTCTCCAGAAATTACTAAGAGAAGCAGAATGAGTCCAGCAGAAAGAGGCAGAGGGTACAGTCATGGATGGGAACTGACAGACTCACTGGCTTATTAGGGCTCTCAAAGGTCATGGGTTCCAGGACTCCTTCCGTTAACCTAGAGAGGGACAGACACGTGAAAATCACTTTCCCAAACCACCGTGACTCAGTCTCAGAGGCAGGACTAGAATCCATATCTCCTGGCTGCTACAACCCTGGATAACAGGACAGTGTGGTCCAAGTGCACAGCGTTCAGGCTCTCCGCTCAGAAATTACGGCAGGACTCATTCCTCAGGTATtttgtaaaaaactaaaaagaaggaCCATCTGTAAAACAATTAGCACAGCGCCTGGCCCGCATTAGACATCCGATAAAGGAAAGCTACCTGTTCTTATTACTGTTAGAAATGCTATAGCTACGATCCTGATCAAGACTAGTACTATCCTCATTAACACGGAGTCGGGTCGCCAGTGGAGTGTGACTTCCCCGTGGGGAGAGAaggttggaaaaagaaaaagaagaacgcGAAAGTGGAACCCGCGCCCGGCCCCGCGCACCTCGCACCTCCCGCTCAGGCTCCGAGTCCTCGTCGGCCTCGCGCTCCCGCTTCACCCGCACCGCCGGGACCACAGGCGCCAGGGCCTCGCGCGCGCTCGCCGGCTCGACCTCCCGCTTCACGCGCACAGGACTGCCCCGGAAGCTGGGAGCCTCGGTCTCCCGCTCCCGATCTCGCTCCCGTCTGACACGAGCCGAGCTGCTCCGCGACTCGGACTCGCGCTTCCCGCGGGTGGAACCACGAGACTCCCGCTTGGACCGGCCGGACATCGCCACTACCGGCCGAGTCGCCCGGCGCAGACTCCAGGGAAGACCGAGCACGCGGCAAGCGGCCAATCAGAAACGGAGCTCCTATCAAGCCCAAGGTTTTCTACGAGTCGCGGATGGGGACAAATCACGCCGCAGAGAACTTCTGGGAAGTACTACGCCCCCCcggagcgggggggggggggggcgggtcttTGCGGATGCGCGCGCACCTGAGACCGATAGGCGGGCCTACTGCCACTTTACTCATTATTACCAGCTTAAAGAGGCAGGAACCTTTCACTGGCTGCGGATATTCTGGATAAAAAAAGTTGTCATTGGGCCCCAGGTGTCTTCAAGATACTCTGTGTCCCCAAACCAGAATTGGCAGGTCGTCTCCAGTCTCCGCGCCTCGGAGACCGACGGCCCCGCACAGAACTAGGCGACATCCCCAAGTCATCGCCTTCGTGGAGCAATACGACGGCTCTAATTCCACATCTGGAGGATTGTTCTTGGTATCACAGAAAAATGCAAACGACGAGCAGGAGACTAGTGACGCTAATAAAGCTCAAGCTTCAGGGTCTGTGACTTTCACGACCCCTTCCACAACCCTGAACTATTCAATACTTTGTACAGTTCTACTGAGGTGTGATTGACgtacaataaaatttaaagtgtgcaatttgcTGAATACTGCTAGAGGTATGTATACACTCTGAAACCACCACCACGATCAAGATAATGAACCTAACCACCATCCACCAAAAGTGTTCCCCTGCCCCgaccattgatctgctttctgtcgcTAGAGATCAGTGTCACTTTCTAGAGtcttatataaatggaagcaCCCAGAGAGTCCTCTTTTTATCCCCGGCCTCTTTCACTCGGCGTAtttgttttgagattcatccaagttgttgagtGCTCCTTCCTTTTGATTGCTCAGCGGCATCCCACTGTGTGGATGTACCAGTCTGTCCCTGTTCTAATCACGGATTCctacttttgtctctttttaaagaGGATTCAAAAATGGCACAGGCTCAGACGCCTGAAAGGCCCTGGGTCCTCCCACGCCGAGAGTTAAGACATCGGTCCGGTGGGCGCCGAGACGAGCTGGGCAGCGGGAAAGTCCGCAGAGCTCTGGTGCTGGGCGGGCTGGAAGGAGCGTCCCCGCCGGCGGCGGCGCGGAGCCCCGGGCGGGCCGCGGGCTGGGCTGGGCGGCCGGGGCGCCGCTGTGTGCCCTGCCCTGGCACTCGCCTCCTCACGATCTCTTTGGAGGTAGGTGATCTCAGTGCCCCCATTTAcaaatgagtaaactgagacACATTGGGGCTCAACAGTCAGccaaggtcacgcagctggtGATGGAGTTTCACAGCATCCAAGCACAGGAAAAAGGACGAGAAGGCTCCACACCGAACGCTGAATGGTGTGATGggtgctttgtgtttttctggaTTTTCTGATGTAGCAGCACTAAGCCTAAATCCTGGTTTCCTACTGATAATGTCCCAACGAAAGAAAAGCCCCGCCCGGGAGTGGAAGTTGCGCATGCCCCAttgccccccgccccgccccgccccgccgcgccCGCTCCAGGAACTCCGCGCGCTGGGACATTCGGCCCGGCTGGCCGTTTCCCGACCGACGTCAAGGCGCAGGTTCGAAAGTCGAGCAAGGAGGGGCGCGGAGCTCTCGGGGCAGGAGGGTGGCAGTTGGGGCCAttgaggaggcggcggcggcggtggccaCGGCTCCGCGCACAGGGGCTCCAGATGGAAGCGGCGCCGGGGCCCGGGCCCGGGCTCTGCTGCAAGCCTGGCGGGCGGCTGGACATGAGCCACGGCTTCGTGCACCACATCCGACGGAACCAGCTCGCCCGGtaccgccccgccccgcgccacGGCTGCCAgccccagcctggcctggcccGGCCGTCCCTGACTCCCGCTCGGCTCCCCGCAGGGACGACTACGACAAGAAGGTGAAGCAGGCGGCCAAGGAGAAGGCGAGGAGGCGGCACACGCCCGCGCCCACTCGGCCCCGAAAGCCCGACCTGCAGGTGTACCTGCCGCGACATCGAGGTGAGGCCGCACGCCCCGCGCGCTCTTCTTTTCTGTCTGGGAAAAAACTATGTCCTATCTCCCAAGGCTCATTTCATTTCCAACGTCTATCTCGACGCTCCCCAATCGCGGCTCAGTGATTCTGCCCGCAGCACAGGGAGGGCTCAAGGCCCGCAGTTAAGCATCACTAGTACCAAACGTCCCCGAGAGTCGGCAAGTTGTCCGCCGCTTTGCCCCCAGCGTACTATATTTTCGCACTCCCACCAGCTAACAGGAAAAAAGTTTGGCGCAGCTCTAAGAGACGAGGACATCATTGTGGAATGAAGCCCAAACCCAGTTAATGGGCTTTTCCCCAGCTTACTTGCGATCTAGAGATTACAATAGTTAACGTACGATGCTAAATTTGCTGAGCTTCCCTtatgagtgtttttatttttttttattttatttttttttttattttttattttttgcggtatgcgggcttctcactgttgtggcctcccccgttgcggagcacaggctccggacgcgcaggcccagcggccatggctcacgggcccagccgctccgcggcatatgggatcctcccagaccggggcacgaacccgtatcccctgcatcggcaggcggactctcaaccacttgcgccaccagggaggcccccttatgAGTGTTTTTAGAGTTTATGTGCAGTCATTCATTTAGCTTTCAGAGGACCCGGTAAGATGGGAACTGTTAGCATTTCTGTTTCGCAGTCAGGGAAATGGGCAGAGAGAGGTTTCGTAACTTGTTGGAGATCTCAGagaagtaaatggcagagcctggatttgaacccaggcagagcCCTATTCACCTTTCCACTACCTTCCAACCGTGTAGACAGATGTGCATTGTATACCGACTGTGTGGTGGGACTGTGCGGGTCCTGGGGCAGGGATACAAAGGCGAATCAAATTCCTGATAGGCGGctgatttcacacacacacacacacacacacacacacacacacgtacacacgtacacacacacacacacacacacacacacacacacacattctgggTCCATGACAAGATTGGGGCTTTACAATATGTTTTCCTGTATCATCTCTGGGCAGGGGCTCCAGcagccttcctcccttccctctctggtTCATCCTTCCAGATGGCTCTACCCACCCAGGCAGCCCAGGCTGTGAGGGGTCTGGTGAAAGCAGCAGTAGTGGCAGctctgagccagagccccctggCCATCAGCTCTTCTGCTTAGAATATGAGGCGGACAGCGGAGACGTCGCTTCAGTTATCGTGTATCAGGTATGCCCGATGGAAACAGCTGCAGCCTGAAGGTCCTGGGCCGTGATGGAAATCACTGCCGGACCTGGAGCCACTGTTTTCCTCAGGGCCCGTGGGAAGTGTTTGTTCCACCTGACAGCACAGACTGCTGGGCGATGCTTTTGGGCACAAGTCACTCCCGTCACACAGTGATTCTCAGCAGGCAACAGGGAGGGCTCATGGCCCCCAGCTGAGAGTCCCTGTTACAGGGGACACCTGGGAAATGACAGGCACTGGCCAGAAGTTGTGAGTCAAACAGAGTTCTGTGAGAGTGTTGTCTAGGGACAGGGCAGGTCGCCTTTTCAGAAGAGGCCAGGCCCTGAGCTTCCTGACTCTTCCTCCACGTAGGATGATGATCCAGGAAGGGTGAGCGAGGAGGTGTCAGCACACACGCCTCTGGAGCCACCCATGCGAGAGGCCCTCAAGTTGCGCATACAGGAGGAGATTGCAAAGCGCCAGGACCGACACTGACCAGACTGGAGTCGCTGTCCAGGGAGCCGCCCCTAGTTTGGGGGTGCCAGGACCAGTCTGAGCTGATCTTGAGGACCGGCCCCCCCGCCCCAGAACTGCCACATCCACAGGAAAAGGGTGTCACAGGGGCTACGCCTGGCCACCTCCCTTGTAGCCATTCTTTCTCGAATATTGGCCCATTTGACCAGCCTAATGTTCTGGACGTTTTTGAGAATTTTGTATGCTTAGCTTGGTGTTCTGGAAGCAGAGATTCCGGGGGGAGATGAGGCTTATGAGACCTTCTGCCAACATGCTGCTTTCTCACCAAGGCCACGTGCCCCAGGGCATCTGACCACGCTGCTCCGCCCAGCTCCTTAAGCCCCGTTTGTTATTTTACGGTTCCTTTCTTCTGTGTTTCTGTTCACTTCCATCCGTGCTTTCCTAGATCATCTTTcagctctgtttctttgttcttttctttccttcacctTTTTTGTCTCCCAATCCATCagttccaccccaccccccacctcccagtgTGACTGCTCACCTCGGGATGCTCAGGACTTCGGAGATGGGGTTCTGGGGACTACCTTTCTGACAAGCTCTCCCAGTAATTCTGATACCAGTCGAGGGAGATGATCCTCTTTGACGCCTACTTGTGAGCATGTCTTCCTCCCCTTTCATGGTTTTTGCAGGTTTCTCCCATGCTCCACCGCTTCACACGGTCTAGGTAAGGAGATGTAGAAAGATGATGCCAGGACTAAACTGTGCGGATTTCTTGCAGCAAAA is drawn from Mesoplodon densirostris isolate mMesDen1 chromosome 14, mMesDen1 primary haplotype, whole genome shotgun sequence and contains these coding sequences:
- the C14H2orf68 gene encoding UPF0561 protein C2orf68 homolog → MEAAPGPGPGLCCKPGGRLDMSHGFVHHIRRNQLARDDYDKKVKQAAKEKARRRHTPAPTRPRKPDLQVYLPRHRDGSTHPGSPGCEGSGESSSSGSSEPEPPGHQLFCLEYEADSGDVASVIVYQDDDPGRVSEEVSAHTPLEPPMREALKLRIQEEIAKRQDRH